A genomic stretch from Gallus gallus isolate bGalGal1 chromosome 13, bGalGal1.mat.broiler.GRCg7b, whole genome shotgun sequence includes:
- the PANK3 gene encoding pantothenate kinase 3 produces the protein MKIKDAKKPSFPWFGMDIGGTLVKLAYFEPIDITAEEEQEEVESLKSIRKYLTSNVAYGSTGIRDVHLELKDLTIFGRRGNLHFIRFPTHDLPTFIQMGRDKNFSTLHTVLCATGGGAYKFEEDFRTIGNLQLHKLDELDCLVKGLLYIDSVSFNGQAECYYFENASEPERCQKMPFNLDDPYPLLVVNIGSGVSILSVHSKDNYKRVTGTSLGGGTFLGLCSLLTGCESFEEALEMASKGDSTHADKLVRDIYGGDYERFGLPGWAVASSFGNMIYKEKRETVSKEDLARAILVTITNNIGSIARMCAVNEKINRVVFVGNFLRVNTLSMKLLAYALDYWSKGQLKALFLEHEGYFGAVGALLGLPNFS, from the exons ATGAAGATCAAGGATGCCAAGAAGCCGT CTTTTCCATGGTTTGGAATGGACATTGGGGGAACCTTGGTGAAACTGGCCTATTTCGAGCCTATCGATAtcactgcagaggaggagcaggaggaagtCGAAAGCTTGAAGAGCATCCGCAAGTATCTGACTTCCAACGTAGCCTATGGATCCACGGGCATTCGGGATGTCCACCTGGAGCTGAAAGACTTAACGATTTTCGGTCGCAGAGGAAACTTGCACTTTATTCGATTTCCAACTCATGATCTGCCTACTTTCATCCAAATGGGAAGGGATAAAAACTTCTCGACGCTGCATACGGTGCTCTGTGCCACGGGAGGCGGCGCTTACAAGTTTGAGGAAGACTTTCGCACA attgGAAACCTCCAGCTGCACAAACTGGATGAGCTTGACTGCCTTGTCAAAGGCTTGCTGTACATAGACTCTGTCAGCTTCAACGGCCAGGCGGAGTGCTATTACTTTGAAAATGCCTCAGAACCTGAGCGATGCCAGAAGATGCCTTTTAACCTGGATGACCCGTATCCATTGCTGGTTGTTAACATTGGGTCAGGAGTCAGTATTTTATCAGTCCATTCCAAAGACAACTATAAGAGAGTAACTGGAACAAG tCTAGGTGGAGGAACCTTTCTTGGTTTATGCAGTTTGTTGACAGGCTGTGAAAGTTTTGAAGAAGCTTTGGAAATGGCATCCAAAGGAGACAGCACGCATGCTGACAAGCTGGTTCGAGATATTTATGGGGGAGACTATGAAAGATTTGGCTTGCCAGGATGGGCTGTAGCATCCAG TTTTGGGAATATGATCtacaaagagaagagagagactGTTAGTAAAGAAGATCTTGCCAGAGCCATATTGGTCACCATCACCAATAACATTGGGTCCATTGCCCGGATGTGTGCAGTAAATGAG aaaataaatagagtTGTGTTTGTTGGCAATTTTTTACGTGTGAATACTTTGTCAATGAAGCTTCTCGCGTATGCACTGGATTACTGGTCGAAAGGCCAGCTGAAGGCCTTGTTCCTAGAACATGAG GGCTACTTTGGAGCTGTTGGTGCTCTTCTTGGGCTGCCTAATTTCAGTTGA